TGCCACATTAAAACGACTAACATTAAAATAAATATTGGAAGCCGGAGATGCGCGAGGGCTTCCACAAACACAGCCACTGCATCCACGCTGCGAACCACTCAGTCGTTCACAAGCGGATACCTGTCACATACTCGTGTTTGCGCCCTCCCCGTTTGACGCAAACGTTCGAACGTTGTGGAACGAAACACAAGGAGGCTTAAGTTCGTGTTTACTCCCCGTACAAAAGTGACTGCAGTTTTACTGTTAGTTGTGGCGCTGGTGGCCGCAGGTGTTGTGCCGCAGCGCATTGCCGCTCAAGGCGACGATCCGGTTCCGCCGGATGTTGCCGCCAACCTGACCGGTTGGGCGCTGCCCAACTATGACTATTCAAATACCCGCGCGACCACCGGCTCGGACATCAACGCGTCGAACGTGGCTACGCTGGGCCAGGCCTGGACCTACGCGATCAACGGCGGATCGGATTACGGCGCAGCAGCGACGAATCCGGTGGTGCTGGATGGCATCGTGTACTTCCAGGATCTGTCGAGCAACGTTTACGCCGTGAGCATGGACGAGGGCAGCGAGATCTGGCGTATCGCGTTCGACATCCCCAATATCGGTCCCAACGGCGTAGCGGTCGGCTATGACAAGGTGTTCGCCGTCCTGCCGGACTCGGTCGTGGCGCTGAGCACCAGCGACGGCTCGACGCTGTGGACGACCACCGTGCGCACGCAGAACGATTCCGAAGGTGTCACCATTCAGCCCCTGGTCTGGAACGGCATGGTCTACCTGAGCACCGTGCCCGGCAGCGCCAGCGATAACTTCTACGCGGGCGGCGTCGGCGGCATCCTCTACGCGCTGAACCAGGACACGGGTGAGATCGTCTGGGGCTGGGACACGGTCGATTCCGAAGACCTGTGGGGCAACGCCGAGATCAACAGCGGCGGCGGCGCGTGGTATCCGCCCGCCATCGATCAGGATACCGGCCAGATCTACTTCAGTGTGGCGAATCCCGCGCCCTGGCCCGGCACTGAGGAGTTCCCCAACGGCAGCAGTCGCCCCGGCGACAACCTGTACTCGAACTCCCTGGTGGCCCTGGACGCCGCGTCTGGCTCGCTGACGTGGTACAACCAGGTGCGCCCGCATGACCTGTTTGACCTCGACCTGCAGATCTCGCCCA
This sequence is a window from Aggregatilinea lenta. Protein-coding genes within it:
- a CDS encoding outer membrane protein assembly factor BamB family protein; amino-acid sequence: MFTPRTKVTAVLLLVVALVAAGVVPQRIAAQGDDPVPPDVAANLTGWALPNYDYSNTRATTGSDINASNVATLGQAWTYAINGGSDYGAAATNPVVLDGIVYFQDLSSNVYAVSMDEGSEIWRIAFDIPNIGPNGVAVGYDKVFAVLPDSVVALSTSDGSTLWTTTVRTQNDSEGVTIQPLVWNGMVYLSTVPGSASDNFYAGGVGGILYALNQDTGEIVWGWDTVDSEDLWGNAEINSGGGAWYPPAIDQDTGQIYFSVANPAPWPGTEEFPNGSSRPGDNLYSNSLVALDAASGSLTWYNQVRPHDLFDLDLQISPILGTATINGEERSVVYTSGKLGRVYAMDRTTGDLLWNVAVGTHKNDDVLEVPEGQTIEVAPGPLGGVETPMAMADGVLYVPVVNMPVSYSATALDGSTFDLSKSTGELVAIDVNTGAILWDKSYSTMNIGAATVVNDLVFTATMDGMIYAYDRTSGDEVWSYQAPAGINGWPAVVGDTIVWPAGMGDAPVLLALQVGLTEPGAAATPSATEAATDGMATQEAAATETSGDTSGLDGEALVAERCTTCHTAERIDNASKSAEDWAATVDRMISYGAQLDDAERQAVIDYLAATHGADGEGDSGGFSGP